A window of the Deinococcus sp. Marseille-Q6407 genome harbors these coding sequences:
- a CDS encoding IS630 family transposase (programmed frameshift), which produces MEWQPNQYSRAQLEERRLAATEWLQQGSHTHREIAAHFGVSVLTVTSWSARLRKKGSLQATVSSGRPARLTESQHDQLRTLLREGALQHGFPDETWTTKRVAELIGRHFEVWYHHDHVRKILRKLGFSPQMPDGRAAERNELRIASWREQVLPELEKKVAGGATIIYLDEVGFSLKGVRRRTWSPRGVTPLVTLRANWEKLSTIGAITSDGRFFQHTTSGAIRSGEVIRFFGHILRQVQGNIVVVLDNARIHHAKVTQAFVGSHERLSLIFLPPYAPELNPIELVWAYVKRNVLGNFCAHSIRALKKRLVTAWQRVRYIHLPRQLMDANLRRYQ; this is translated from the exons GTGGAATGGCAACCGAACCAATATTCTCGTGCCCAACTTGAGGAGCGGCGTCTGGCTGCTACCGAGTGGCTGCAGCAAGGCAGCCACACACACCGCGAAATTGCTGCTCACTTCGGCGTCTCCGTGCTCACGGTGACTTCTTGGAGTGCTCGGCTCAGAAAGAAGGGAAGCTTGCAAGCGACGGTCAGCTCTGGTCGTCCTGCTCGGCTGACTGAGTCTCAGCACGACCAGCTTCGCACCCTCCTGCGGGAGGGTGCTCTGCAGCATGGGTTTCCTGACGAAACTTGGACGACAAAACGCGTGGCAGAGCTGATCGGGCGGCACTTCGAGGTGTGGTACCACCATGATCACGTCCGTAAAATCCTACGAAAGTTGGGGTTCAGCCCACAGATGCCAGATGGGCGGGCTGCTGAGCGGAACGAACTTCGGATTGCATCCTGGCGGGAACAGGTGCTCCCGGAGTTGGAA AAAAAGGTCGCTGGGGGAGCCACAATCATCTATCTGGATGAGGTCGGATTCTCGTTGAAAGGCGTGCGAAGGCGAACGTGGTCACCCAGGGGCGTCACGCCCCTGGTCACGCTCAGAGCGAACTGGGAGAAGCTTTCGACGATTGGGGCGATCACTTCAGATGGACGATTCTTCCAGCACACAACATCCGGAGCGATCCGCAGTGGAGAAGTCATCCGATTCTTTGGGCACATCCTGCGCCAAGTTCAGGGGAACATCGTCGTGGTGCTGGACAATGCGAGAATTCATCACGCGAAAGTGACCCAGGCGTTCGTGGGTTCCCACGAACGCCTCTCTCTGATCTTTCTGCCTCCGTATGCTCCAGAGTTGAACCCGATCGAGTTGGTGTGGGCCTACGTCAAGCGCAATGTGTTGGGGAACTTTTGTGCCCACTCCATCAGAGCGCTGAAAAAGAGGCTTGTCACCGCCTGGCAGCGGGTCCGCTATATTCACCTGCCCCGTCAGCTTATGGACGCCAACTTACGCCGCTATCAATAA
- a CDS encoding IS4 family transposase, producing MIAARSINHHDLSAHMPGISMPQAKKRRADRTFRDEQLDMDFFIALLVVHLPPGKVLLSLDRTNWEHGETPINFLVLGAVVHGFTLPLIWVPLDESGNSHTYARMWLVLKLLRVLPAKRWQGLVADREFIGAEWFRFLRRQGIKRAIRIRHSDMLDDMNGKEWFKHVQHGHFHEIDEKVFVFGELMRVVATRSSTGDLVIIATDFSARKTWKLYKQRWSIECTFSSFKKRGFDLERTGMTERSRLQRLFGLVTLAWMFCLRLGVWLSQTQSIPILKHGRRAVSLVRYGAQHLVDALRWKPQQFMAVLDLLTQPFYPPGAPLDEVVTY from the coding sequence ATGATTGCCGCGAGGAGCATCAATCATCACGACCTGAGTGCCCACATGCCGGGTATCAGCATGCCCCAGGCTAAGAAAAGGCGGGCAGACCGCACCTTCCGGGATGAGCAGCTGGACATGGACTTTTTCATCGCTCTGCTCGTCGTCCATCTTCCACCGGGGAAGGTGTTGCTGAGTCTGGACCGCACCAATTGGGAGCATGGGGAAACGCCCATCAATTTTCTGGTGCTTGGAGCCGTGGTTCATGGCTTCACCCTGCCCCTGATTTGGGTTCCTCTTGATGAGTCCGGGAACAGCCACACCTACGCCCGTATGTGGTTGGTATTGAAGCTCCTCCGCGTCTTGCCAGCGAAACGCTGGCAAGGCCTGGTGGCTGACCGTGAGTTCATCGGTGCGGAGTGGTTCCGTTTTCTCCGTCGTCAAGGCATCAAGCGGGCGATCCGCATTCGGCACAGCGACATGCTGGACGACATGAATGGGAAGGAATGGTTTAAGCACGTCCAGCACGGTCATTTCCATGAAATCGACGAAAAGGTGTTCGTGTTTGGCGAACTCATGCGGGTGGTCGCGACGAGGTCATCCACAGGTGACCTCGTCATCATTGCCACAGATTTCAGCGCTCGGAAGACCTGGAAGCTGTACAAGCAGCGCTGGTCAATCGAGTGCACCTTCAGCAGCTTCAAGAAGCGAGGCTTCGACCTGGAGCGGACTGGGATGACGGAAAGGAGCCGTCTTCAGCGGCTCTTCGGCCTTGTGACACTGGCCTGGATGTTTTGTTTGCGCTTGGGGGTCTGGCTCAGCCAGACCCAGTCCATCCCCATTCTCAAGCATGGTCGTAGAGCGGTCAGTCTGGTGCGGTACGGTGCTCAGCATCTCGTGGATGCCTTACGATGGAAACCACAACAGTTCATGGCTGTCCTAGACCTGTTGACCCAGCCTTTTTACCCGCCAGGAGCGCCTTTAGACGAAGTTGTCACCTACTGA
- a CDS encoding transposase, whose protein sequence is MEWQPNQYSRAQLEERRLAATEWLQQGSHTHREIAAHFGVSVLTVTSWSARLRKKGSLQATVSSGRPARLTESQHDQLRTLLREGALQHGFPDETWTTKRVAELIGRHFEVWYHHDHVRKILRKLGFSPQMPDGRAAERNELRIASWREQVLPELEKKGR, encoded by the coding sequence GTGGAATGGCAACCGAACCAATATTCTCGTGCCCAACTTGAGGAGCGGCGTCTGGCTGCTACCGAGTGGCTGCAGCAAGGCAGCCACACACACCGCGAAATTGCTGCTCACTTCGGCGTCTCCGTGCTCACGGTGACTTCTTGGAGTGCTCGGCTCAGAAAGAAGGGAAGCTTGCAAGCGACGGTCAGCTCTGGTCGTCCTGCTCGGCTGACTGAGTCTCAGCACGACCAGCTTCGCACCCTCCTGCGGGAGGGTGCTCTGCAGCATGGGTTTCCTGACGAAACTTGGACGACAAAACGCGTGGCAGAGCTGATCGGGCGGCACTTCGAGGTGTGGTACCACCATGATCACGTCCGTAAAATCCTACGAAAGTTGGGGTTCAGCCCACAGATGCCAGATGGGCGGGCTGCTGAGCGGAACGAACTTCGGATTGCATCCTGGCGGGAACAGGTGCTCCCGGAGTTGGAAAAAAAAGGTCGCTGA